One window of Streptomyces sp. NBC_00273 genomic DNA carries:
- a CDS encoding FAD-binding and (Fe-S)-binding domain-containing protein, whose product MPLLEPKPGALRPRSISGPAPDRLPGHRAGGTPEPLRTELTQLLGPEKVLWKVSDLVRYASDASPYRFVPQVVVIAEDIDDVSAVLSYAHGRQREVVFRAAGTSLNGQAQGEDVLVDVRRHWAGIEVLEEGRRARIRPGTTVARANAALARHGRILGPDPASAIACTLGGVVANNASGMTAGTTRNSYRTLSSLTFVLPGGTVVDTADPLADEELSRAEPALCLGLMEIKREIEADPALVARIRAKYEIKNTTGYRLDAYLDGTTPVEILRGLMVGSEGTLGFISEVVFDTLPLDRELCSALLFFPSLPAAAAAVPLFNAAGAVAVELMDGNTLRASVSVAGVPADWADLPRETTALLVEFRAPDEAGRDACAQRAARLLDGLDLVAPAASITNAFTHDPKTVGGYWRTRKAFVTAVGGARARGTTLITEDFAVPPSRLAEACEALLALQAEHGFDAAVAGHAAHGNLHFMLAFDAADPADVERYGAFMEAFCRLTVEQFDGSLKAEHSTGRNMAPFLELEWGPAAAALMWRTKRLVDPEGVLAPRILLDRDPRAHLRGLKTIPQVEAVVDACIECGFCEPTCPSEDLTTTPRQRIVLRREMLRQQPGSPVLDGLLASYGYDAVDTCAVDSTCKLACPVGIDTGALMKDFRHRRHGPLEEAAATLAARRFGDAESAARLAVAAADRIPSRVGDRLLEAVTGAARKAVRPDLVPQWSAQLPGASARHLPPTRRVGATAVYYPACVNRIFGGPEGRPGPSLPEAVVAVSERAGRPVWIPDDVGGTCCATIWNSKGYRAGTEVMANRIVEAAWGWTAGGLLPLVVDASSCTLGIAREVVPYLTPENRALHAELRILDSIVWAAEELLPRLEVRRRVGSAVLHPTCSMRHLGDEDRLRAVAEACAEEVVVPDDAGCCAFAGDRGMLYPELTASATAREAAEVTARAFDAHLSANRMCEVGMDRATGRTYYSALLELEHATRP is encoded by the coding sequence ATGCCGCTGCTGGAACCGAAGCCGGGGGCCCTGCGCCCCCGCAGCATCAGCGGTCCCGCCCCCGACCGGCTCCCCGGGCACCGGGCCGGCGGCACGCCCGAGCCGCTGCGCACCGAGCTGACCCAGCTGCTCGGCCCCGAGAAGGTGCTGTGGAAGGTCTCCGACCTGGTCCGCTACGCCTCCGACGCCTCCCCCTACCGCTTCGTACCCCAGGTCGTGGTGATCGCCGAGGACATCGACGACGTCTCCGCGGTGCTCTCGTACGCCCACGGCCGGCAGCGCGAGGTCGTCTTCCGCGCCGCCGGGACCTCGCTGAACGGCCAGGCCCAGGGGGAGGACGTCCTGGTCGACGTACGCCGCCACTGGGCCGGGATCGAGGTGCTGGAGGAGGGCCGGCGGGCCAGGATCCGGCCCGGCACCACCGTGGCCCGGGCCAACGCGGCCCTCGCCCGGCACGGCCGGATCCTCGGCCCCGACCCGGCCAGCGCCATCGCCTGCACCCTCGGCGGGGTCGTCGCCAACAACGCGTCCGGCATGACGGCGGGCACCACCCGCAACTCCTACCGCACGCTCTCCTCCCTCACCTTCGTCCTGCCGGGCGGCACCGTCGTGGACACCGCCGACCCGCTCGCCGACGAGGAGCTGTCCCGCGCCGAACCGGCCCTGTGCCTCGGACTGATGGAGATCAAGCGGGAGATCGAGGCCGATCCCGCGCTGGTCGCCCGGATCCGCGCCAAGTACGAGATCAAGAACACCACCGGCTACCGCCTCGACGCCTACCTGGACGGCACCACCCCCGTCGAGATCCTGCGGGGGCTCATGGTCGGCTCGGAGGGCACCCTCGGCTTCATCTCCGAGGTCGTCTTCGACACCCTCCCGCTGGACCGCGAACTCTGCTCCGCCCTGCTGTTCTTCCCCTCGCTGCCCGCGGCGGCCGCGGCCGTGCCCCTCTTCAACGCGGCGGGTGCAGTCGCCGTCGAGCTGATGGACGGCAACACCCTGCGCGCCTCGGTCAGCGTCGCGGGCGTGCCCGCCGACTGGGCCGACCTGCCTCGGGAGACGACGGCCCTGCTCGTGGAGTTCCGGGCACCGGACGAGGCCGGCCGGGACGCCTGCGCGCAGCGGGCCGCCCGGCTCCTCGACGGGCTCGACCTCGTCGCCCCGGCGGCTTCGATCACCAACGCCTTCACCCACGACCCGAAGACCGTGGGCGGCTACTGGCGGACCCGCAAGGCCTTCGTCACCGCCGTCGGCGGGGCCCGCGCCCGGGGCACCACCCTGATCACCGAGGACTTCGCGGTGCCGCCGTCCCGGCTGGCCGAAGCCTGCGAGGCGCTCCTCGCGCTCCAGGCGGAGCACGGTTTCGACGCGGCCGTCGCCGGTCACGCCGCCCACGGCAACCTGCACTTCATGCTCGCCTTCGACGCCGCCGACCCCGCTGACGTCGAGCGGTACGGGGCCTTCATGGAGGCCTTCTGCCGGCTCACCGTGGAGCAGTTCGACGGTTCCTTGAAGGCCGAGCACTCCACGGGCCGCAACATGGCCCCCTTCCTGGAGCTGGAATGGGGCCCCGCGGCCGCGGCCCTGATGTGGCGCACCAAGCGCCTCGTCGACCCGGAGGGGGTGCTCGCGCCGCGCATCCTCCTCGACCGCGACCCGCGGGCCCACCTGCGCGGCCTGAAGACCATTCCGCAGGTGGAGGCAGTGGTCGACGCGTGCATCGAGTGCGGCTTCTGCGAACCGACCTGCCCCAGCGAGGACCTGACGACCACTCCGCGCCAGCGCATCGTGCTGCGCCGCGAGATGCTGCGCCAGCAGCCCGGCTCCCCCGTGTTGGACGGACTGCTCGCCTCCTACGGCTACGACGCGGTGGACACCTGCGCCGTCGACTCCACCTGCAAGCTCGCCTGCCCGGTCGGCATCGACACCGGGGCGCTGATGAAGGACTTCCGCCACCGCCGCCACGGCCCGCTCGAGGAGGCCGCCGCCACGCTGGCGGCCCGGCGGTTCGGGGACGCCGAGTCCGCCGCCCGGCTCGCGGTGGCCGCCGCCGACCGGATCCCCTCCCGGGTGGGCGACCGGCTGCTGGAAGCGGTCACCGGGGCCGCGCGCAAGGCCGTACGTCCGGACCTGGTTCCGCAGTGGTCGGCGCAGCTCCCCGGCGCCTCCGCCCGTCACCTGCCGCCGACCCGGCGGGTGGGCGCCACGGCCGTGTACTACCCGGCCTGCGTCAACCGGATCTTCGGCGGCCCGGAGGGCCGGCCCGGCCCCTCCCTGCCCGAGGCGGTCGTGGCCGTGTCGGAGCGGGCCGGGCGGCCCGTCTGGATCCCCGACGACGTCGGCGGCACCTGTTGCGCGACGATCTGGAACTCCAAGGGCTACCGGGCCGGCACCGAGGTGATGGCCAACCGGATCGTCGAGGCGGCCTGGGGCTGGACGGCCGGCGGGCTGCTACCGCTGGTCGTGGACGCCTCCTCCTGCACGCTGGGCATCGCGCGCGAGGTGGTCCCTTACCTGACGCCGGAGAACCGTGCCCTCCACGCGGAGCTGCGGATCCTCGACTCGATCGTGTGGGCCGCCGAGGAGCTGCTGCCGCGTCTGGAGGTCCGGCGCAGGGTGGGCTCGGCCGTGCTCCACCCCACCTGCTCGATGCGGCACTTGGGCGACGAGGACCGGCTGCGGGCGGTGGCCGAGGCGTGCGCCGAAGAAGTGGTGGTCCCCGACGACGCGGGCTGCTGCGCCTTCGCGGGCGACCGGGGAATGCTGTACCCGGAACTGACGGCCTCGGCGACGGCGCGCGAGGCGGCGGAGGTGACGGCGCGGGCCTTCGACGCGCACCTGTCGGCGAACCGGATGTGCGAGGTGGGCATGGACCGGGCGACGGGGCGGACCTACTACTCGGCCCTGCTCGAACTGGAGCACGCCACCCGCCCGTGA
- a CDS encoding ABC transporter ATP-binding protein, translating into MQISDLPYPDPGVPDARSGPRFLLWLGRGQLGGQLKSLCWGMLHFTGVAALPYAVGLGVDAVVDREPNGLLLVGVLLLVTGIAISVGDSMLHSTAVTNWITAAARVQQLLARKTAELGSALTRRVAAGEVVAVSTGDVEKIGWFVEAVSRFLAAVFSVVLVCVGLLFYAPELGVVVAIGVPLIALASLPLLPRATRRADVQREKAGKATELASDTVAGLRVLRGIGGEELFLGRYREASQEVREAAVRSARMWALISAIQVVLPGALMIVVVWYGAALVSDGRIAVGELVAAFSAVATLLYPLRHFQEIAMAYSFSRPSAQRAARVLSLTRTDAAGERPARTDPVAAPAAGGDLYDPRTGLLAPAGRFTAVVCGDPDLAGRLAERLGGHPMDGDPVSQAGADAEADAGAGSSADSGADGAGAPSVLLGGVALDELGLETARTLVLVQDKDPVLLSGTLRELFDVPASGAVESAAALGAAQCADVLDALLQSAPDGVEDPMDARITERGRSLSGGQRQRLALARSLVTDPEVLVLDEPTSAVDSHTEARIADGIAALRAGRTTVVLASSPLLLDRADRVVLVDGGTVAAVGTHRELLQREPRYRAVVTRETDEEQRLGGLELTELAEALTEIEESA; encoded by the coding sequence ATGCAGATCAGCGATCTTCCGTATCCGGATCCAGGGGTACCCGACGCTCGGTCCGGCCCCCGGTTCTTGCTGTGGCTGGGGCGTGGTCAACTCGGCGGACAGCTCAAGAGCCTGTGCTGGGGGATGCTGCACTTCACCGGCGTCGCCGCACTGCCGTACGCGGTGGGCCTCGGCGTCGACGCGGTCGTCGACCGCGAGCCGAACGGGCTGCTGCTCGTCGGCGTGCTGCTCCTGGTCACCGGCATCGCCATCTCGGTCGGCGATTCCATGCTCCACAGCACGGCCGTCACCAACTGGATCACCGCCGCGGCACGGGTGCAGCAGCTCCTGGCGCGCAAGACGGCCGAGCTGGGCTCCGCCCTCACCCGCCGGGTCGCCGCGGGTGAGGTGGTCGCGGTGTCCACGGGCGACGTGGAGAAGATCGGATGGTTCGTCGAGGCGGTCTCGCGCTTCCTCGCGGCCGTCTTCTCCGTCGTCCTCGTCTGCGTCGGGCTGCTGTTCTACGCCCCCGAGCTCGGCGTGGTCGTCGCCATCGGAGTCCCGCTGATCGCCCTGGCCTCGCTGCCGCTGCTGCCGCGCGCCACTCGGCGCGCCGACGTCCAGCGGGAGAAGGCGGGCAAGGCCACCGAGCTGGCCTCCGACACCGTCGCGGGCCTGCGCGTGCTGCGCGGCATCGGCGGTGAGGAGCTGTTCCTCGGCCGCTACCGCGAGGCCTCTCAGGAGGTCCGCGAGGCAGCCGTGCGCAGCGCCCGGATGTGGGCGCTGATCTCCGCGATCCAGGTGGTGCTCCCGGGCGCGCTGATGATCGTGGTGGTCTGGTACGGCGCCGCGCTCGTCTCGGACGGGCGCATCGCGGTGGGCGAGCTGGTCGCCGCGTTCAGCGCGGTCGCGACCCTGCTCTACCCGCTGCGGCACTTCCAGGAGATCGCCATGGCGTACTCCTTCTCGCGTCCCTCCGCCCAGCGGGCCGCCCGGGTGCTGTCACTGACCCGGACGGACGCCGCCGGCGAGCGTCCCGCACGCACCGATCCGGTGGCGGCACCGGCCGCGGGCGGGGACCTGTACGACCCGCGGACCGGGCTGCTGGCCCCCGCGGGGCGGTTCACGGCCGTCGTGTGCGGGGACCCGGACCTCGCCGGGCGGCTCGCCGAACGCCTGGGCGGCCATCCGATGGACGGCGACCCGGTGTCGCAGGCCGGGGCCGACGCGGAGGCCGACGCCGGGGCCGGTTCCAGCGCCGATTCCGGGGCCGACGGGGCCGGGGCGCCGTCCGTGCTCCTCGGCGGGGTCGCGCTGGACGAGCTCGGGCTGGAGACCGCGCGCACCCTGGTCCTCGTACAGGACAAGGATCCGGTGCTGCTGTCCGGGACCCTGCGGGAGCTGTTCGACGTACCGGCCTCCGGGGCGGTCGAGTCCGCTGCGGCGCTGGGCGCGGCCCAGTGCGCGGACGTCCTGGACGCACTGCTGCAGTCGGCGCCGGACGGGGTCGAGGACCCGATGGACGCCCGGATCACCGAACGCGGCCGGTCCCTGTCGGGCGGCCAGCGCCAGCGGCTCGCCCTGGCCCGGTCCCTGGTCACCGACCCGGAGGTGCTCGTGCTCGACGAGCCGACCTCCGCGGTCGACTCGCACACCGAAGCGCGGATCGCGGACGGGATCGCGGCCCTGCGCGCCGGGCGGACCACGGTGGTACTGGCGTCCTCGCCGCTGCTGCTGGACCGCGCGGACCGGGTCGTGCTCGTCGACGGGGGCACGGTGGCGGCCGTCGGCACCCATCGCGAGCTGCTGCAGCGCGAGCCGCGCTACCGGGCGGTCGTCACCCGCGAGACCGACGAGGAGCAGCGGCTCGGCGGGCTGGAACTGACAGAGCTGGCAGAAGCACTCACAGAGATCGAGGAATCCGCATGA
- the mltG gene encoding endolytic transglycosylase MltG, giving the protein MRHEYRPPKRRSRLTRRGRLALFLGTLLALGASALIPMLRGGEVPETPRRLLIPEGWRAPQVYAAVDRELKLPPGSTKAAVATAGLALPAEAKGNPEGFLFPATYPVTSKSTPGTLLTHMVRTANQKLATQAVVDGGKAHGMTPYQTATLASIIEAEAEGRADMGKVARVVHNRLAKSMPLQMDSTINYALNRSTVDTKLSDTRIDSPFNTYARQGLPPTPIDSPGLQAMAAAVAPTPGDWLFFVTVKPGDTRFSATYEEHRKHVAEFNRIRAGAGSRTGQAGPAGK; this is encoded by the coding sequence ATGCGCCATGAGTACCGGCCGCCGAAACGCCGTTCCCGGCTGACCCGCCGGGGCCGGCTGGCGCTCTTCCTCGGCACGCTGCTCGCCCTCGGTGCGAGCGCCCTGATCCCGATGCTGCGCGGTGGCGAAGTGCCGGAGACGCCGCGCCGGCTGCTGATCCCCGAGGGCTGGCGGGCCCCGCAGGTGTATGCCGCGGTCGACCGCGAGCTGAAGCTCCCGCCGGGGTCCACGAAGGCGGCGGTGGCCACCGCCGGGCTGGCCCTGCCCGCGGAGGCCAAGGGCAATCCGGAAGGCTTCCTCTTCCCGGCGACGTACCCGGTGACCTCGAAGTCCACCCCTGGCACCCTCCTCACGCACATGGTGCGGACGGCGAACCAGAAGCTCGCCACCCAGGCCGTCGTGGACGGCGGCAAGGCCCACGGGATGACCCCGTACCAGACGGCCACCCTGGCCAGCATCATCGAGGCGGAGGCCGAGGGCCGCGCCGACATGGGCAAGGTCGCACGGGTGGTGCACAACCGGCTGGCGAAGTCGATGCCGCTCCAGATGGACTCCACCATCAACTACGCGCTGAACCGCAGCACCGTGGACACCAAGCTGAGCGACACCCGGATCGACAGCCCCTTCAACACCTACGCACGCCAGGGACTGCCGCCCACGCCGATCGACAGCCCGGGACTGCAGGCGATGGCGGCCGCGGTCGCCCCGACGCCCGGCGACTGGTTGTTCTTCGTCACCGTCAAGCCGGGGGACACCCGCTTCTCGGCGACGTACGAGGAACACAGGAAGCACGTCGCGGAGTTCAACCGGATCCGCGCGGGCGCCGGCTCCCGCACAGGTCAGGCCGGTCCCGCCGGGAAATGA
- a CDS encoding ABC transporter ATP-binding protein — protein sequence MPHDEPKWIPSKDPIDPARPAPAEQPRELRRIVGLFRPYRGRLAVVGLLVGASSLVGVASPFMLREILDVAIPQGRTGLLSLLALGMILTAVVTSVFGVLQTLISTTVGQRVMHDLRTAVYGQLQRMPLAFFTRTRTGEVQSRIANDIGGMQATVTSTATSLVSNLTAVIASVVAMLALDWRLTLVSLLLLPVFVWISRRVGRERKKITMKRQKQMAAMAATVTESLSVSGILLGRTMGRSESLTSAFSAESEKLVGLEVRSSMAGRWRMSTIGIVMAAMPALIYWAAGIALQTGAPSLSVGTLVAFVTLQQGLFRPAVSLLSTGVQIQTSLALFARIFEYLDLPVDITERADAVRLDRAKGEVALEDVHFTYDAKNGPTLSGIDITVPAGGSLAVVGPTGSGKSTLSYLVPRLYDVTGGRVALDGVDVRDLDFDSLARSIGVVSQETYLFHASVADNLRFAKPDATDEEIAEAARAAQIHDHIASLPDGYDTLVGERGYRFSGGEKQRLAIARTILRDPPVLILDEATSALDTRTEHAVQRAIDNLSAGRTTITIAHRLSTVRDADQIVVLDAGRIAERGTHEELLKMDGRYAALVRRDRDAALAPEPPEGVQLAPVNV from the coding sequence ATGCCGCACGACGAACCGAAGTGGATCCCATCGAAAGACCCCATCGACCCCGCCCGTCCCGCCCCGGCGGAGCAGCCCCGTGAGCTGCGCCGCATCGTGGGACTGTTCCGGCCCTACCGCGGCCGGCTCGCCGTCGTCGGCCTGCTGGTCGGCGCCTCCTCGCTGGTCGGCGTCGCCTCCCCGTTCATGCTCCGGGAGATACTCGACGTCGCGATCCCGCAGGGCCGCACCGGGCTGCTCAGCCTGCTCGCGCTCGGCATGATCCTCACCGCCGTCGTCACCAGCGTCTTCGGCGTGCTCCAGACCCTGATCTCCACCACCGTCGGCCAGCGCGTCATGCACGACCTGCGCACCGCCGTCTACGGACAGCTCCAGCGGATGCCCCTGGCCTTCTTCACCCGGACCCGCACCGGAGAGGTGCAGTCCCGCATCGCCAACGACATCGGCGGCATGCAGGCCACCGTCACCTCCACCGCGACCTCGCTCGTATCGAACCTGACGGCCGTCATCGCCTCCGTGGTCGCCATGCTCGCGCTCGACTGGCGGCTCACCCTCGTCTCGCTCCTCCTGCTCCCCGTCTTCGTGTGGATCAGCCGGCGGGTCGGCCGGGAGCGCAAGAAGATCACCATGAAGCGGCAGAAGCAGATGGCCGCCATGGCCGCGACGGTCACCGAGTCGCTCTCGGTGAGCGGCATCCTGCTCGGCCGCACCATGGGCCGCTCGGAATCCCTCACCTCCGCCTTCTCCGCCGAGTCCGAGAAGCTCGTCGGTCTGGAAGTGCGCTCCAGCATGGCCGGCCGCTGGCGGATGTCCACGATCGGCATCGTCATGGCCGCGATGCCCGCCCTCATCTACTGGGCCGCCGGCATCGCCCTCCAGACGGGCGCCCCCTCGCTCTCCGTCGGCACCCTCGTCGCCTTCGTCACGCTCCAGCAGGGACTGTTCCGGCCCGCCGTGAGCCTGCTGTCGACGGGCGTGCAGATACAGACCTCACTCGCGCTGTTCGCCCGCATCTTCGAGTACCTCGACCTTCCCGTGGACATCACCGAGCGCGCGGACGCGGTGCGGCTGGACCGGGCCAAGGGCGAGGTCGCCCTGGAGGACGTGCACTTCACGTACGACGCCAAGAACGGTCCGACCCTCTCGGGAATCGACATCACCGTTCCGGCCGGCGGGTCCCTCGCCGTCGTCGGTCCGACCGGCTCAGGCAAGAGCACCCTCAGCTACCTGGTGCCCAGGCTCTACGACGTCACCGGCGGACGGGTCGCCCTCGACGGGGTCGACGTGCGCGACCTCGACTTCGACTCGCTGGCCCGCTCGATCGGCGTGGTGTCCCAGGAGACCTACCTCTTCCACGCCTCGGTCGCCGACAACCTGCGCTTCGCCAAGCCGGACGCCACCGACGAGGAGATTGCCGAGGCGGCCCGCGCGGCCCAGATCCACGACCACATCGCCTCCCTGCCCGACGGGTACGACACCCTGGTCGGCGAGCGCGGCTACCGGTTCTCCGGAGGCGAGAAGCAGCGCCTGGCCATCGCCCGCACCATCCTGCGGGACCCACCCGTGCTGATCCTCGACGAGGCCACCAGCGCCCTGGACACCCGTACCGAGCACGCCGTCCAGCGGGCCATCGACAACCTCTCCGCGGGCCGCACGACCATCACCATCGCGCACCGCCTCTCCACCGTCCGCGACGCCGACCAGATCGTGGTCCTGGACGCAGGGCGCATCGCCGAGCGCGGCACCCATGAGGAGCTGCTCAAGATGGACGGCCGGTACGCCGCCCTGGTCCGCCGGGACCGGGACGCCGCGCTCGCGCCCGAACCGCCCGAGGGCGTCCAGTTGGCTCCGGTAAATGTGTGA
- a CDS encoding MarR family winged helix-turn-helix transcriptional regulator, which yields MSSASDTDRLLAEQLLRLTRRLHRIQKRHMVPLGITPAQSRLLRLVSHYEGEQAPRMADLAARLEVVPRAVTTLVDGLEAAECVRRAPDPANRRVIRIELTDTGRATLRRLRNARTDAAEEILAPLTADQREVLGGLLDALSDAPAERTC from the coding sequence ATGAGCTCCGCCTCCGACACCGATCGCCTCCTCGCCGAACAGCTCCTGCGCCTGACGCGCAGGCTGCACCGGATCCAGAAGCGCCACATGGTGCCGCTCGGCATCACTCCCGCCCAGAGTCGTTTGCTGCGCCTCGTCTCGCACTACGAGGGCGAGCAGGCACCCCGTATGGCGGATCTCGCCGCCCGCCTGGAAGTCGTGCCGCGCGCGGTGACCACCCTCGTGGACGGCCTGGAGGCGGCCGAGTGCGTACGGCGCGCGCCCGACCCCGCGAACCGCCGCGTCATCCGGATCGAGCTCACCGACACCGGCCGCGCCACGCTGCGCCGACTGCGCAACGCGCGAACCGACGCGGCAGAGGAGATCCTGGCTCCGTTGACCGCCGACCAGCGCGAGGTGCTCGGCGGTCTGCTGGACGCCCTGTCGGACGCCCCGGCGGAGCGCACCTGCTGA